One genomic region from Listeria monocytogenes encodes:
- a CDS encoding putative quinol monooxygenase — MKVGYGLLTAFYTHPGEKDNLVKILLEAAEALADYNTCIQYIVSESETEADTVFVSEIWVDKGHHAASLDNPAVQEIIARAKPMIKEIKQIQELDILGGKGV, encoded by the coding sequence ATGAAAGTTGGTTATGGTTTATTAACTGCATTTTATACACACCCAGGAGAAAAAGACAATTTAGTGAAAATCTTGCTTGAAGCAGCAGAGGCTTTGGCTGATTACAACACGTGTATCCAATATATCGTCAGTGAATCTGAAACCGAGGCAGATACGGTGTTTGTTTCTGAGATTTGGGTCGACAAAGGGCATCATGCAGCATCACTTGATAACCCAGCAGTACAAGAAATAATTGCGCGCGCCAAACCGATGATAAAAGAAATAAAACAAATACAAGAATTAGACATACTCGGTGGAAAAGGCGTATAA
- a CDS encoding T7SS effector LXG polymorphic toxin — translation MTRIDIAEVNHFSHELKIANQQAKTQITAIHNAITAYLQDDSLSGEAISASKGYYAATYLPLCASIKQALQVSEESLRKYITDFHSQVDSSPSAKIDADGLYELDQKINRLENKLEHIQLELSSMTAVSRQGEINALQTQIFASYKKRTTFRKIS, via the coding sequence ATGACTCGAATAGATATTGCTGAAGTAAACCATTTTTCACATGAATTAAAAATAGCCAATCAACAGGCTAAAACACAAATTACGGCAATCCATAATGCTATCACTGCTTATTTGCAAGATGATTCGCTCTCTGGGGAAGCAATTAGTGCGTCTAAAGGATATTATGCAGCGACTTATTTGCCTCTTTGTGCTTCTATCAAACAAGCGCTACAAGTCAGCGAAGAATCTTTAAGGAAATATATTACCGACTTTCACAGCCAAGTAGATAGTTCTCCAAGTGCAAAAATTGATGCAGATGGTCTATATGAATTAGATCAGAAAATAAATCGTTTAGAAAATAAATTAGAACACATTCAGTTAGAATTGAGTTCGATGACAGCAGTTTCTAGGCAGGGCGAAATTAATGCGCTTCAAACGCAAATATTTGCCAGTTATAAAAAAAGAACAACTTTTAGAAAAATTTCTTGA
- a CDS encoding VOC family protein codes for MALNAKSITIGLPVSDLEKSASWYEKLFMSDEKLTPVEGVIEYQIGSVWIQLFEEKINVSENVLRLGVEDLDVEFERLKTLGVITDEVIEDVPGIIRYFDFSDPDGNKLSFYWLYDQE; via the coding sequence ATGGCTTTAAATGCAAAGAGTATCACTATAGGACTACCAGTAAGTGATTTGGAGAAATCTGCTAGTTGGTATGAAAAACTATTTATGAGTGATGAAAAATTAACACCAGTTGAAGGGGTTATTGAATATCAAATTGGTTCAGTTTGGATTCAACTTTTTGAAGAAAAAATAAATGTTTCAGAAAACGTTTTACGCTTAGGGGTAGAGGATTTAGATGTGGAATTTGAACGTTTAAAAACACTTGGAGTAATAACTGACGAGGTGATAGAAGATGTACCTGGTATTATTCGATATTTTGACTTCTCTGATCCTGATGGTAATAAGTTGTCATTCTATTGGTTGTATGATCAGGAATAG
- a CDS encoding DUF3130 family protein, whose amino-acid sequence MTKIHINKEKMNNHATTLGDIAGKLDYYPLKNENMSYTQTNSIHLLRESLLELLEGIENLGSVAQDDATRIKQMGEAFAKQDKSISQKMNLEVR is encoded by the coding sequence ATGACAAAAATTCATATTAATAAAGAAAAAATGAATAATCATGCCACAACCCTAGGTGATATTGCGGGAAAGTTAGATTACTATCCCCTTAAAAATGAAAACATGAGTTATACGCAAACTAATTCTATCCACCTTCTTCGGGAATCATTACTTGAACTGCTTGAAGGCATCGAAAATTTAGGATCTGTTGCGCAAGATGATGCTACTCGAATCAAGCAAATGGGGGAAGCTTTTGCAAAACAAGATAAATCCATCAGCCAGAAGATGAATTTGGAGGTGCGTTAA
- the nadE gene encoding ammonia-dependent NAD(+) synthetase, which yields MEIRERILADMQVAETIDAHEEIRKSVEFLKAYLKKNTFLKSFVLGISGGQDSTLTGKLAQMAISEMRAETGDDEYQFFAVSLPYGTQLDESDRQDALNFMEPDNRLTVNIKASVDASVAALAEAGVELSDFAKGNEKARERMKVQYAIAAMHKGVVVGTDHSAEAVTGFYTKYGDGGTDINPLFRLNKRQGKALLKELGCPEHLYLKKPTADLEDNKPALPDEVALGVTYDQIDDYLEGKEVPADAAAKIENWFIKTEHKRHMAITIFDDFWK from the coding sequence ATGGAAATCAGAGAAAGAATTTTAGCAGATATGCAAGTGGCAGAAACGATTGATGCACATGAAGAAATCCGAAAAAGTGTCGAGTTTTTAAAAGCATATTTAAAAAAGAATACGTTCTTAAAAAGCTTTGTTCTTGGGATTTCTGGGGGACAAGATTCGACTTTAACAGGAAAACTAGCACAGATGGCGATAAGCGAAATGCGAGCGGAAACAGGTGACGATGAGTACCAATTCTTCGCTGTGAGCTTGCCATACGGAACGCAACTAGATGAATCGGACCGTCAAGATGCACTGAACTTTATGGAACCAGATAATCGTTTAACCGTAAATATTAAAGCTTCAGTGGATGCGAGTGTTGCGGCGCTTGCGGAAGCGGGAGTGGAACTATCTGATTTTGCTAAAGGTAACGAAAAAGCGCGCGAACGGATGAAAGTACAATATGCGATTGCGGCAATGCATAAAGGCGTCGTTGTTGGAACCGATCACTCCGCAGAAGCTGTTACTGGCTTTTATACGAAATACGGCGACGGTGGAACGGATATTAACCCACTGTTCCGCTTGAATAAAAGACAAGGCAAGGCGCTTCTTAAAGAGCTCGGCTGCCCAGAACATCTATATTTGAAAAAACCGACAGCAGATTTAGAAGATAATAAACCGGCACTTCCTGATGAGGTCGCGCTTGGTGTGACTTATGACCAAATTGACGATTACTTGGAAGGCAAAGAAGTTCCAGCAGATGCTGCGGCAAAAATTGAGAACTGGTTTATTAAAACCGAACATAAACGCCATATGGCAATTACTATATTTGACGATTTCTGGAAATAG
- the guaA gene encoding glutamine-hydrolyzing GMP synthase, protein MFKIMKDFTEQEKIIVLDFGSQYNQLITRRIREFGVYSELHPHTITVEEMKALNPTGIIFSGGPNSVYDEDAFRADERIFDMGIPILGICYGMQLMTTHFGGKVERAKDREYGKADIHVEKPNRLFAGLPTDQVVWMSHGDLVVEEPAGFEVTVTSKSCPIAGIADEERSLYGVQFHPEVRHSVYGNELLKNFALNVCGCKGDWTMENFSEVEIVKIQEIVGDKKVLLALSGGVDSSVVGVLIHKAIGDQLTCIFVDHGLLRKGEADQVMETLQGEFNMNIIKVDAKKRFMDKLAGVSDPEQKRKIIGNEFIYVFDDEANKLDGVEFLAQGTLYTDIIESGTATAQTIKSHHNVGGLPEDMQFKLIEPLNTLFKDEVRALGTELGMPDAIVWRQPFPGPGLGIRVLGEITEEKLEIVRDSDYILREEIKNAGLEREIWQYFTALPNIRSVGVMGDGRTYDHTVVVRAVTSIDGMTADWARIPWDVLEKISVRIVNEVDHVNRVVYDITSKPPATVEWE, encoded by the coding sequence TTGTTTAAAATTATGAAAGACTTTACCGAGCAAGAGAAAATTATCGTTCTAGATTTTGGTAGTCAGTACAATCAACTAATTACGCGCCGCATTCGTGAATTCGGTGTGTACAGTGAATTACATCCGCATACTATTACAGTTGAAGAAATGAAAGCACTAAATCCAACGGGGATTATTTTTTCAGGAGGACCTAACAGTGTGTATGACGAAGATGCCTTCCGCGCTGACGAAAGAATCTTTGACATGGGAATTCCGATTTTGGGAATTTGTTACGGCATGCAATTAATGACAACGCACTTCGGTGGCAAAGTAGAACGTGCGAAAGACCGCGAATACGGGAAAGCGGACATTCACGTTGAGAAGCCAAACCGTTTATTTGCTGGACTACCAACCGATCAAGTTGTTTGGATGAGTCACGGCGATTTAGTCGTTGAGGAGCCTGCTGGTTTTGAAGTAACAGTTACTAGTAAATCTTGCCCAATTGCAGGTATTGCGGACGAAGAACGTTCACTTTACGGCGTGCAATTCCACCCAGAAGTACGTCACTCCGTTTATGGCAACGAATTACTGAAGAATTTTGCATTAAATGTTTGTGGCTGTAAAGGCGACTGGACAATGGAAAACTTTAGTGAAGTAGAAATCGTAAAAATCCAAGAAATCGTAGGCGACAAAAAAGTCTTGCTTGCCCTTTCTGGCGGTGTAGATTCCTCTGTTGTTGGCGTGTTAATTCATAAAGCAATAGGCGACCAACTAACATGTATTTTCGTTGACCACGGCCTTCTTCGTAAAGGGGAAGCTGACCAAGTAATGGAGACATTACAAGGCGAATTCAACATGAACATCATCAAAGTAGATGCGAAAAAACGCTTCATGGACAAACTTGCTGGCGTTTCTGATCCAGAACAAAAACGTAAAATCATCGGCAACGAATTCATTTACGTATTTGACGATGAAGCTAACAAACTAGACGGCGTAGAATTCCTAGCTCAAGGAACACTTTATACAGACATCATCGAAAGTGGTACAGCAACTGCCCAAACAATCAAGTCTCACCACAATGTCGGCGGTCTACCAGAAGATATGCAATTTAAACTAATCGAACCTTTAAATACACTGTTCAAAGATGAAGTTCGCGCACTAGGAACAGAACTTGGCATGCCTGACGCTATCGTTTGGCGCCAACCATTCCCGGGCCCAGGCTTAGGAATCCGCGTTCTTGGCGAAATTACGGAAGAGAAATTAGAGATTGTTCGTGATTCTGATTATATCTTGCGCGAAGAAATCAAAAACGCAGGTCTAGAGCGCGAAATCTGGCAATATTTCACAGCACTTCCAAATATCCGTAGCGTTGGTGTTATGGGTGATGGTAGAACGTATGACCATACTGTGGTTGTTCGTGCGGTGACGAGTATTGATGGTATGACAGCAGACTGGGCACGTATTCCGTGGGATGTACTGGAGAAAATTTCGGTACGGATTGTGAATGAAGTGGATCATGTGAATCGTGTTGTTTATGATATTACGAGTAAGCCACCAGCTACGGTTGAGTGGGAATAG
- a CDS encoding PTS sugar transporter subunit IIB, whose translation MQTLMIVCAGGATSSLMAQNVVKSATSEGMDAVLLFPDDVKYKDSFLEKYSERDLVVVMGPVGAITAGKFRDYKEQVDAVLVAPQVKYMYKTVEEVLGELNIPCANIDSLDFGRMRGDKILTQGLALMNAKNSK comes from the coding sequence ATGCAAACGTTGATGATTGTTTGTGCTGGCGGTGCGACGTCAAGCTTAATGGCACAAAATGTCGTGAAAAGCGCGACGTCGGAAGGAATGGACGCTGTTTTACTATTTCCTGATGATGTGAAATATAAAGATAGTTTTCTCGAGAAATATAGCGAGCGGGATTTGGTTGTTGTTATGGGACCGGTCGGCGCGATTACAGCAGGGAAATTCCGTGATTATAAAGAACAGGTTGACGCGGTTTTAGTAGCACCACAAGTGAAATATATGTACAAAACAGTGGAGGAAGTATTAGGCGAACTAAATATTCCTTGCGCTAATATTGACTCACTCGATTTCGGTCGGATGCGCGGGGATAAGATTCTCACGCAAGGTCTAGCCTTAATGAACGCGAAAAATTCCAAATAA
- a CDS encoding helix-turn-helix domain-containing protein, protein MKTKMPEMLSFVSEEAVSRKMTSEEIAAHFGYDKHHFSRKFKEINGFSVVEFLSSLKVEKAIIELDEEVRILDLQEHSGFESSGSFTNTFKKYTGSSPRKYKTEMNDIFYDMKRFENDNKDKSIAHFQENNDSFCNVTIDVPDEFEKGIIFIGLFRTLIPNHMPISGLATKNLIGNQLKNIPSGDYYLLACAISQSNNILSYFNLSNSLRGKEDEKLSFPKCSGNHYAIKLREPIPEDPPILANVGKILISCLKNTI, encoded by the coding sequence ATGAAAACGAAGATGCCGGAAATGCTTTCTTTCGTTTCAGAAGAAGCTGTTAGTAGAAAAATGACAAGTGAGGAAATTGCTGCTCACTTTGGTTATGATAAACATCACTTTAGTCGAAAATTTAAAGAAATTAATGGATTCAGTGTGGTTGAATTTCTTTCTAGTTTAAAAGTGGAAAAGGCGATTATTGAACTTGATGAAGAAGTACGCATACTCGACTTACAAGAACATTCAGGTTTTGAAAGTAGTGGTAGTTTCACAAATACGTTTAAAAAATATACAGGTAGTTCTCCTAGAAAATACAAAACCGAAATGAATGATATTTTTTATGATATGAAACGTTTTGAAAATGATAATAAGGATAAGTCAATAGCGCATTTTCAAGAAAATAATGATTCTTTTTGCAATGTAACTATTGATGTACCTGATGAATTTGAGAAGGGTATCATATTTATTGGACTTTTCCGTACTCTTATACCGAATCATATGCCTATATCGGGATTAGCTACTAAAAATTTAATAGGAAATCAATTGAAAAATATTCCAAGCGGAGACTATTATTTATTAGCTTGTGCGATAAGCCAGTCTAATAACATTCTATCTTATTTTAACTTAAGTAATAGTTTGAGAGGGAAAGAAGATGAAAAGCTATCTTTTCCTAAATGTTCTGGCAATCATTACGCGATTAAGCTGAGAGAACCAATACCAGAAGATCCACCAATATTAGCTAATGTGGGAAAAATTTTAATCTCCTGTTTGAAGAACACAATCTAG